The following proteins come from a genomic window of Miscanthus floridulus cultivar M001 chromosome 2, ASM1932011v1, whole genome shotgun sequence:
- the LOC136538732 gene encoding uncharacterized protein — MACGGRGGTGWSSLPADLLLIVFTLLPSDVDRIRFRAVCAGWGAAAAAWRPRPWLVGSRTDRSGRGAGAMSSFWLSPSGGLLPFAANVPPGLEYLSSSSHGYLALSDPRISPKAILLLNPFTGRRVHLPPIGFFRKWLDLTTVVLSGDPAEAAEWAAVAVGFPTTCLAYYSSATGAWARLDFRVPGYAGVEHYEGRFYVAFKSRICICELDGDAPAVIPLEHVVDADGDASDDDDDDKLPGGGRRVVDTHLVECGGQLLLVSVQDDVVYNSDDDIVDMAGLAVDDGGNKGEDARAVEVHRVEWLGDGAVRMVRVLDIGWNILFLGRNRAFALSGAEFPCCRANCIYLVDRQGHPDGVVRVLGMDSQWRRHEETICPDDGSSSAGWARRGWFLPSY; from the coding sequence ATGGCGTGCGGCGGCAGGGGCGGCACGGGGTGGTCCTCGCTGCCGGCGGACCTGCTGCTCATAGTATTCACCCTCCTCCCCTCCGACGTCGACCGCATCCGCTTCCGCGCCGTCTGCGCGGGctggggcgccgccgccgccgcgtggcGCCCGCGCCCCTGGCTCGTCGGATCCCGCACCGACCGCTCCGGCCGGGGCGCCGGCGCCATGTCGTCGTTCTGGCTCTCCCCCAGCGGCGGCCTCCTGCCCTTCGCCGCCAACGTGCCACCGGGGCTGGAGTACCTCTCCTCCTCGTCCCACGGCTACCTCGCGCTCTCGGACCCGAGGATTAGCCCCAAGGCCATCCTCCTCCTCAACCCCTTCACCGGCAGGCGCGTCCACCTCCCGCCCATCGGCTTCTTCCGCAAGTGGCTCGACTTGACCACCGTCGTGCTGTCGGGCGACCCCGCCGAGGCCGCCGAGTGGGCCGCGGTGGCCGTCGGGTTCCCGACCACCTGCCTCGCCTACTACAGCTCCGCCACCGGGGCGTGGGCGCGGCTCGACTTCCGCGTGCCCGGCTACGCCGGCGTCGAGCACTACGAGGGGCGGTTCTACGTGGCCTTCAAGTCCCGGATCTGCATCTGCGAGCTCGACGGGGACGCGCCCGCGGTCATCCCGCTCGAGCACGTCGTCGACGCGGACGGCGACGCctcggacgacgacgacgacgacaagctCCCTGGCGGCGGGAGGCGCGTCGTGGACACGCACCTGGTGGAGTGCGGCGGCCAGCTGCTCCTCGTCTCGGTGCAGGACGACGTCGTGTACAACTCGGACGACGACATCGTCGACATGGCGGGCCTCGCCGTGGACGACGGGGGCAACAAGGGCGAGGACGCGCGTGCGGTGGAGGTGCACAGGGTGGAGTGGCTCGGCGATGGCGCGGTGCGGATGGTGCGCGTGCTGGACATCGGCTGGAACATTCTGTTCCTGGGGCGGAATCGCGCGTTCGCGCTCTCCGGGGCGGAGTTCCCCTGCTGCCGCGCCAACTGCATCTACCTCGTCGACCGGCAGGGCCACCCGGACGGGGTCGTCAGGGTGCTGGGCATGGACAGCCAGTGGCGGCGCCACGAGGAGACCATCTGCCCCGACGACGGATCCTCTTCGGCCGGGTGGGCTCGCCGTGGCTGGTTCCTCCCCAGCTACTAG
- the LOC136538733 gene encoding mitochondrial import inner membrane translocase subunit TIM23-2-like yields the protein MADPRMFPSGSDDRADASDAGRRVYNPYQDLNMPYSYRTLYDLPTSPEFLFEEEALAQRRSWGENLTFYTGVGYLSGAVGGAALGLRDAARGAEPGETAKIRANRVLNACGSSGRRVGNTLGVIGLMYAGIESAMVAARDRDDWINSVAAGLGTGALFRAANGPRSAAVAGALGGILAAAAMGGKQLAKRYVNVI from the coding sequence atggccgacccTAGGATGTTCCCTTCGGGATCAGACGACCGCGCCGACGCCTCCGACGCGGGACGCCGGGTCTACAACCCGTACCAGGACCTCAACATGCCCTACAGCTACCGGACGCTCTACGACCTCCCCACCTCGCCGGAGTTCCTCTTCGAGGAGGAGGCCCTGGCGCAGCGGCGCTCGTGGGGTGAGAACCTCACTTTCTACACGGGCGTCGGGTACCTCTCGGGCGCcgtcggcggcgccgccctgggcctCCGCGACGCCGCCAGGGGCGCCGAGCCCGGGGAGACCGCCAAGATCCGCGCCAACCGCGTGCTCAACGCCTGCGGCAGCTCCGGCCGCCGCGTCGGGAACACACTGGGCGTCATCGGCCTCATGTACGCCGGGATCGAGAGCGCCATGGTCGCGGCCCGCGACCGCGACGACTGGATCAACAGCGTCGCCGCTGGGCTTGGCACCGGCGCGCTCTTCCGCGCCGCCAACGGGCCGCGATCCGCCGCCGTCGCAGGCGCCCTCGGCGggatcctcgccgccgccgccatgggggGCAAGCAGCTAGCCAAGAGATACGTGAACGTCATATGA
- the LOC136538734 gene encoding uncharacterized protein: MEMFYYLVFGALAAIVAALELGKSGKDRVATSPAFNSFKNNYILVYSLMMSGDWLQGPYVYYLYSQYGFDKGDIGRLFIAGFGSSMLFGTIVGSLADKQGRKRACVTYCVTYILSCFTKHSPQYKILMIGRVLGGIATSLLFSAFESWLVAEHNKKGFDPQWLSITFSKAIFLGNGLVAIIAGLFANFLADNMGFGPVAPFDAAACFLAIGMAIILSSWGENYGDSSDSKDLITQFKGAAKAIASDEKIALLGAIQSLFEGSMYTFVFLWTPALSPKNEEIPHGFIFATFMLSSMLGSSIASRLLARKLKVEGYMQIVFSVSAFTLFLPVVTNFLVPPSGEKGGSISLGGCLQLLGFCTFESCVGIFWPSIMKMRSQYIPEEARSTIMNFFRIPLNLFVCVVLYNVNAFPITVMFGMCSIFLFMAAILQRRLMVVSDLHRSTKDAEMTAEDEPLNP, encoded by the exons ATGGAGATGTTCTACTACCTCGTGTTCGGCGCGCTCGCCGCCATCGTGGCGGCGCTGGAGCTCGGCAAGTCCGGCAAGGACCGAGTCGCCACCTCCCCGGCCTTCAACTCCTTCAAGAACAACTACATCCTCGTCTACTCCCTCATGATGT CTGGGGACTGGCTGCAGGGGCCCTACGTGTACTACCTCTACAGCCAGTACGGCTTCGACAAGGGCGACATCGGCCGCCTCTTCATCGCCGGCTTCGGTTCCTCCATGCTCTTCGGCACCATCGTCGGATCCCTCGCGGATAAGCA GGGGCGGAAGAGGGCGTGCGTCACCTACTGCGTCACCTACATCCTCAGCTGCTTCACCAAGCACTCCCCCCAGTACAAAATTCTTATGATTGGCCGCGTCCTTGGAGGCATTGCCACTTCGCTGCTCTTCTCGGCGTTTGAGTCGTGGCTCGTCGCAGAGCACAACAAG AAAGGATTTGATCCACAATGGTTGTCGATAACATTCTCCAAGGCTATATTTCTTGGCAATGGTCTAGTGGCCATTATTGCTGGGCTATTTGCAAATTTTCTTGCTGATAACATGGGTTTTGGTCCTGTGGCTCCATTTGATGCTGCTGCTTGCTTCCTAGCAATAGGAATGGCAATTATCTTATCATCATGGGGTGAGAACTACGGAGATTCATCTGACAGCAAGGACTTGATAACCCAGTTCAAGGGTGCAGCTAAAGCCATTGCTTCAG ACGAGAAGATTGCATTGCTTGGAGCCATACAGTCATTGTTTGAGGGATCAATGTATACTTTCGTTTTCCTGTGGACTCCTGCTCTGAGCCCAAAGAATGAGGAAATTCCTCACGGCTTCATATTTGCTACTTTCATGCTTTCCTCGATGCTGGGTAGTTCAATTGCTTCTCGTTTGTTAGCTCGGAAGCTGAAGGTTGAAGGTTATATGCAAATCGTGTTTTCTGTATCGGCCTTTACTCTTTTCCTCCCCGTTGTCACTAAT TTCCTAGTACCTCCCTCTGGGGAGAAAGGCGGTAGCATTTCGTTAGGAGGCTGCTTACAGCTTCTTGGTTTCTGTACCTTTGAGTCATGTGTTGGTATATTTTGGCCATCAATCATGAAGATGAGATCGCAATATATTCctgaggaggcaagaagcacaaTCATGAATTTCTTCCGTATACCACTCAACCTGTTTGTTTGCGTGGTGCTATACAAT GTGAATGCATTCCCAATAACTGTCATGTTCGGCATGTGCTCCATTTTCCTTTTCATGGCAGCAATCTTGCAGAGGCGCTTAATGGTTGTCTCTGATCTTCACAGATCGACAA AAGACGCAGAGATGACTGCGGAAGATGAGCCTCTGAACCCTTAG